From one Gracilinanus agilis isolate LMUSP501 chromosome 5, AgileGrace, whole genome shotgun sequence genomic stretch:
- the LOC123248767 gene encoding olfactory receptor 6C1-like — protein MKNHTQVTEFILLGLSDDPEIQIVILFFLLLAYILSIAGNLTIIILTLLDSHLQTPMYFFLRNFSFIEISFTTVCIPKFLSTIITGDKTISYNCCMTQLFFLILMGVTEFYLLAAMSYDRYVAICRPLHYITIMSSRVCTLLVFCSWFVSFMVIFPPLIMMQELDYCAGNIVDHFTCDYSPLLQLSCTDTQFLETLGFSWALVTLMVTLALIILSYIYIIQTILRIPSISQRKKAFSTCSSHVIVISISYGSCIFMYIKPSAKDRVSLSKGVALLYTSVTPMLNPFIYSLRNQQVKQAFMDMIRKIVFSTKK, from the coding sequence ATGAAAAATCACACACAAGTGACAGAGTTCATCCTCCTGGGATTGTCAGATGATCCAGAGATTcaaattgtcattttattctttctcttactTGCTTACATACTCAGTATTGCTGGGAACTTGACCATCATCATCCTTACCCTCTTGGATTCTCACCTCCAAACCCCAATGTATTTCTTCCTGCGCAATTTCTCCTTCATAGAAATTTCATTTACAACTGTCTGTATTCCTAAGTTCTTGAGCACCATCATTACTGGAGATAAGACCATTTCCTATAATTGCTGTATGACTCAGttgttttttctcattctcatgGGAGTAACTGAATTTTATCTACTAGCAGCCATGTCCTATGACCGCTATGTTGCCATCTGCAGACCCTTACATTACATAACCATTATGAGCAGCAGAGTTTGCACTTTGCTTGTCTTCTGCTCATGGTTTGTTTCATTCATGGTCATTTTCCCACCACTCATAATGATGCAGGAACTTGACTATTGTGCTGGTAATATAGTTGATCATTTCACCTGTGACTATTCTCCCCTCTTACAACTATCCTGTACAGATACTCAGTTCTTAGAGACACTGGGCTTTTCATGGGCTCTGGTAACTCTTATGGTCACACTGGCACTAATAATTCtctcatacatatatatcatccaAACAATTCTGCGGATCCCCTCTATCAGTCAGAGAAAAAAGGCCTTTTCTACTTGTTCTTCTCATGTGATTGTCATCTCCATTTCTTATGGCAGCTGCATCTTCATGTACATCAAACCCTCAGCAAAAGATAGAGTATCTTTGAGCAAAGGAGTTGCTCTGCTATATACTTCAGTAACCCCCATGTTGAATCCCTTTATTTATAGTCTAAGGAATCAGCAAGTGAAACAAGCCTTCATGGATATGATACGGAAGATTgtattttctacaaaaaaatga
- the LOC123248849 gene encoding olfactory receptor 6C1-like gives MKNHTQVKEFILLGFSDDPEMQIVIFSFLLLAYILSIAGNLTIIILTLLDSHLQTPMYFFLRNFSFIEISFTTVCIPRFLSTIITGDKTISYNCCMTQLFFLILMGVTEFYLLAAMSYDRYVAICRPLHYITIMSSRVCTLLVFCSWFISFMIIFPALIMMQQLDYCAGNIVDHFTCDYSPLLQISCTDTQFLETLGISWAVITLMLTLALIILSYIFIIQTILRIPSVSQRKKAFSTCSSHVIVISISYGSCIFMYIKPSAKDRVSLSKGVALLYTSVTPMLNPFIYSLRNQQVKQAFMDMIRKIVFSTKK, from the coding sequence ATGAAAAATCACACACAAGTGAAAGAGTTCATCCTCCTGGGATTTTCAGATGACCCAGAGATGCAAattgtcattttctcctttctcttactTGCCTACATACTCAGTATTGCTGGGAACTTGACCATCATCATCCTTACTCTATTGGATTCTCACCTCCAAACCCCAATGTATTTCTTCCTGCGCAATTTCTCCTTCATAGAAATTTCATTTACAACTGTTTGTATTCCTAGGTTCTTGAGCACCATCATTACTGGAGATAAGACCATTTCCTATAATTGCTGTATGACTCAGttgttttttctcattctaaTGGGAGTAACTGAATTTTATCTACTAGCAGCCATGTCCTATGACCGCTATGTTGCCATCTGCAGACCTTTACATTATATAACCATTATGAGCAGCAGAGTTTGCACTTTGCTTGTCTTCTGCTCATGGTTTATTTCATTCATGATCATTTTCCCAGCCCTCATAATGATGCAGCAGCTTGATTATTGTGCAGGTAATATAGTTGATCATTTCACCTGTGACTATTCTCCCCTCTTACAAATATCCTGTACAGATACTCAGTTCTTAGAGACACTGGGCATTTCCTGGGCTGTGATAACCCTTATGTTAACACTGGCATTAATAATTCTCTCCTACATATTTATCATCCAGACAATTTTGAGGATACCCTCTGTCAGTCAGAGAAAAAAGGCCTTTTCTACTTGCTCTTCTCATGTGATTGTCATCTCCATTTCTTATGGCAGCTGCATCTTCATGTACATCAAACCCTCAGCAAAAGACAGAGTATCTTTGAGCAAGGGAGTTGCTCTGCTATATACATCAGTAACCCCTATGTTGAATCCCTTTATATATAGTCTAAGGAATCAGCAGGTGAAACAAGCCTTCATGGATATGATACGGAAGATTgtattttctacaaaaaaatga